A region of the Candidatus Nanosynbacter lyticus genome:
GCCAGCCTTTTGATACTCATCAAGTTCACAATTTATCCGACGCCTAAATCTATTCCTTTGATATGCATCGCTTTGATTTGTTTCATCTTCACACCATTCCAACTTTTGGCGGATTGCATATTCATAAATTCTCTGCTTCGTCCATCCACTCATTGGCCTAGCAATCTCACTATCACTCATACCAGCCAGTCCACGCCACCTGGAACCACGAGTTAAATTCATGGCCACAGTCTCAATAATATCTTCTCGATGATGCGCCGTCACTATCATCCCATCAAAATCTGCCGCCACGCCACGCAAAAATTCATAACGCCTTTGTCGCGCCAATTCTTCGCTAGCGCCAGAACCCAACTTCTCGCGCCTACAAACAAATTGAATCTTATATTTGTCAGCTAAAGCCTCAACAAACCTAGCATCACTTGCCGAATCCTCACGAATACCATGATCAAAA
Encoded here:
- the tilS gene encoding tRNA lysidine(34) synthetase TilS, translated to MRYIVAVSGGIDSVVLLDLMSRTEKDLVVAHFDHGIREDSASDARFVEALADKYKIQFVCRREKLGSGASEELARQRRYEFLRGVAADFDGMIVTAHHREDIIETVAMNLTRGSRWRGLAGMSDSEIARPMSGWTKQRIYEYAIRQKLEWCEDETNQSDAYQRNRFRRRINCELDEYQKAGVYEVWRQQRKLRIEIEQELEWFDEAVNSRYFLTMIDGNVAQELIYYYILRHYDVSLLGSQLERTLIAIKTGKPGSCWQIGGGIMMKLTMRDVIIDRV